The Pseudomonas sp. FP2309 genome has a window encoding:
- a CDS encoding DUF4349 domain-containing protein produces MRHLDGNPLRVPLLILLTGLVLGGCSPKEHSRAAAISGEQGRAGAQLAYEHELTLALPGGLLAPRMRATREACETARFGACNILGITEDSNGGEIILRIAPNGVEPMVALAAEGGKLGQRITTAEDLADAVDDVRRRQDRLLAQQQRLDELAKRKDITVSDLIALSKEQAAIENDLQALAQVAAGQQRRLDTNRITLNFRSSNGANQPSRFSRMFSNLGTNMLEGTADALERASYVLPFVILAFPVVWLWVWLWRKFVRRRP; encoded by the coding sequence ATGCGCCATCTGGACGGCAACCCGCTTCGCGTCCCGCTATTGATCTTGCTGACCGGCCTGGTGCTGGGCGGCTGCTCGCCCAAGGAGCACTCCCGCGCCGCCGCCATCAGTGGCGAACAAGGCCGGGCCGGCGCACAACTGGCCTACGAACACGAACTGACCCTGGCCCTGCCCGGCGGCCTGCTCGCGCCGCGCATGCGCGCCACACGCGAGGCCTGCGAAACCGCGCGGTTCGGCGCCTGCAATATCCTCGGCATCACCGAAGACAGCAACGGCGGCGAGATCATCCTGCGCATCGCCCCCAACGGCGTAGAACCGATGGTCGCCCTGGCCGCTGAAGGCGGTAAGCTCGGCCAGCGCATCACGACCGCCGAGGATCTGGCCGACGCCGTCGACGATGTGCGCCGCCGCCAGGACCGCCTGCTAGCCCAGCAACAACGCCTCGACGAACTGGCCAAGCGCAAGGACATCACCGTCAGCGACCTGATCGCCTTGAGCAAGGAACAGGCCGCCATCGAAAATGATCTGCAAGCGCTGGCCCAGGTCGCCGCCGGCCAGCAACGTCGTCTCGACACCAACCGTATCACCCTGAACTTCCGCTCCTCGAACGGCGCGAACCAACCGTCACGCTTCAGCCGGATGTTCAGTAACCTGGGCACGAATATGCTGGAAGGCACCGCTGACGCCCTGGAACGCGCCAGTTACGTGCTGCCCTTCGTGATCCTGGCGTTCCCGGTGGTCTGGTTGTGGGTGTGGCTGTGGCGCAAGTTTGTGCGCCGCCGCCCCTGA